The Helianthus annuus cultivar XRQ/B chromosome 11, HanXRQr2.0-SUNRISE, whole genome shotgun sequence region GAAATTCAAAAAGGAATAGATCTAATTAAACATGATTTCAGGCTATCATGGGCTGCATAGGTCAGTCCAATTTCACATGGTTTGGGTCCCTCTCCCACGAGCTGGGGCCTGGGCTGCCACATGCAACTAGGCCGCACATCTGGGCCACGGGTCCATTTCCCTCCGCAGAAGCCCAATCACATAGATTAACGGAATGGCTGACTTTAGTTGGGCCTGCGTGAATAGTGGGCCGCATGACATGCAACGAATCCTGTTTTAAAGCATTGGGCCACACCCCTCGGtccatcacacacacacacacccacttATTATTATGTGAacttacaatatatatatatatatggattggGCCATATACGAAATGGGCTGCACACCGAGCCCAGATACACATACACACGCTGAATTGATTGGGCCTGGTCTACTGGGCTATCTTATCTAGTTAAATTGTGGATGTTAATAAAATATTGGGTCGCACACACAATGTTAATACGTTGGGCCGCACGAGTTAAAAGCTGGATCACTGGTTTGTACGATTTCATATTTTCGGGTGTCAACGAATGAGCTGTGTatgaattttatatatatatatatatatatatatatattattgtgACGAATTGGCTTATGAACTAAGTATACACTAGAGACTATTTGATTGACTATTATGGCTTGAACTTCACGGGTGTGCTACATGTATCTTGACTATGTAATAAGTGAATAAGGAATACATGACTTGTTGAATGTGAAACATGTGGTTTATGTGTACGTAGAACTGACTGTTATCGGTAACCCTGTTAGGGCGTGTTTGTTCAACTGATAAACAAGAtacttaatcttaccgagcaaaccaaaggtgagttcactgcacttttctaagcatgcgtcccggtggtttgggacatctggtaaacgtttctaaagggaatactgggtaaactgtttatttgggatgttggttattgaacacagtataaatcatgtaagaccccatacatctaccgtgttgctgaagaagcaacgaggtatttagttgatagcgctattaggtttggcaccctcacaccgggccgaaaggacgggcgtgaactaattacctggacttcatgaccaatgcctggttagaggcattggggttgggcattcacatcgtgtacatataagaccccttacatctattcaaggttgtttgataccttgacctcatgaccaatgcctaaatggaggcattggggttgggcattcacatctagtcgccacatacggtaatcgagtaataacaacatcaaaacaaaacgttgaactgtcttatacacacatctggtaactaagcacgttaacaaaaccttgaactcaccagcgtcgtctgacacacttgtctgcatgcttgcaggtcgttaggattcgtgacatggacttgctatctgggagtgctggagtggtcatggatcgaggctcatgagttaatatatatttgatacattggttttgaacacttattatgaaacagttgttaaacaatttactatatgcttccgctacacaactcttTGATTCAATCTTATGCTTGACATTTActattggtaattaatgacatgttttatttaaatatttatcattggttcaatgtgattggtggctcgaactctgatgcatCACACTTTCCGCGGTGtacccgcatgtggtattttgggggtgtgacactatgtCCATTCATAACCTTCTTCAACCCaaccttttaataaaaaaactagtttttctCTCTTTCACCTACACAACCCAACCTAACCCAACTTTTAAAATGTATtagaaataattaaaataaatattttcgtTTGAAACCGATTTATTTTAGATGTAAAATAAATAGCAACaataaaagaaatattttaattaaaaaaacacacacattCAACAAACACACTTAATAAAAAAGACAAACAAGTTACAACCATCACATGGAATGTAAAATTACAGATACATAATATACAAACTACATTATTATTCGTCGACTGCAGATTTGTGCCATAAGATAGAAAATcataggggtgctaaacgggtcgtgttcgtggGTTGGTGGGTTTAACCCGACCCGAACCTGAAAATTTTAaacgaacccgaacccgacccgaacccaaaaATTGTGCCATATATATGAACCCCAACACGACCCGAATATTCACAATACTGACCCGAACCCtacccgttcaacccgaatttttttatttttttcagcaaattaatatattaaaattaacactactactacaaaaaaaaaaaaaaaaaaaaaaaaaaaaaacacaaatttatataataaaattacattaaaatcaTAAAATTTTTTCTCAACTTCCATTTTTAAGTTATATTTATAGCATAAAATACACACTCAGTTTAATTTATgatataaaacatattttaaaatataatataatagaaaTGGgctaaacgggtcaacccgccaacccgactgatttgacccgaacctgacccgtttaggTAAACGGGCTCGCAGGTTCAACCTGaatctgacccgaacccgtttaggcTAAACCCAAACCCATGAATTttgtgttaggttcgtgtcgtgttttcgtgtcgtgtcagaaattcacacccctagaAAATCATGAGTATTATATGAAATCAAAAGAGAATAAGATAGAGAATCAAAAGTGGGTATGAAAATATGTTAATCTTATGCAATATTTATAGGGAAAAACATGAATTTTAATATTTTACGTTTTGTTTTAATCAGATAATGTTAGATTTTTTAGATAATAAAGTTATCGAAAAAATCTAACGAACCCATAGGATCAGTACATGTGGAGAAACAAAAGTAATgcgtttttttataaaataaatatttaaaaaaatatatttttttttgaaggaactcggtttttcataaaatTTACATCGGGGTGTTGACAAAAGAAAAAGTTAAACAAGACTgtcttttcaaatttttttaaaaagttgAATATTAATAAGTTgttaaaaaaatcatactttaggtaaaattaattgttatacaagaaaaataaaaaaaacatgataaaaatccaACCATACATTTGTCAACAAGTGTCATCCACCACCATGGCTGTGGAAATTAAATgcattttcattttttattattttttggcaACCCAGCCACCTTTGAGTCTGGGTGTAGAATAAGACTGAACAGTAGGCCTTTTATGTTTCAACTTAACTTTcacatttttccaaaaaaaatatatatcataaGCTAAACCGGCTTAGCTGACACAACTTTCAAAAACTTCTTTATGTTCTAACTATAAATAACCGGCTAAACTGAGATAAccttcaaaaagattttcatgtTCTGATTAGGCTTAGCTGACTACATATATTAATAACTGGCTAAGCCGACACAAcattcaaaaactttttcatgtACTAAGCAGACTTAACCGACTACATATTCAAACAGTCAGCTAAAGCCAGTTTATTTTCAGTACCATCTACAAAGCAAATATATAGCTTTGACTGAAGCAGTAAAGGAATTAAGGAAGCTATGTGGTTGACAAGCTTTGTTTCTGTTTTTCGTTTCTTAAAGTTATAGTCCTAACTTAAAATGTTAATAACATAGTTATTTGATTAGTAACTCTTTTAattttaggaaaaaaaaacataacataacaaaaaaaatcaagaaaatgaaaAGAGATAATGTTACCAttatttatttttcaaaaccaaaggAAGATGAACCATAAAGTCACATGACCCTAAGCACAAGTAACCACTTCTTAGCCAAAAGAGTAATTTTAACAAATAGCCCAAAGTTATGTCAAAATGCTATTTCACTAGCTATTACCAAAATACCCCAAAAACATAGTATATGATGATTATATATAcaaaaaaacttaaaattttCTCTTCCAAACCCTAAAGATACAAGTCCTTCAACATCACATGTGGTCATGCAAACTTATAAACACTACTTGCCACCAAAACATGTCGTTAAGCACCCGAAGACCCGACAACAAAAGGGGTATTTTTGTAACTATCCAAGTCTTTTGTTACTTCATGATGAGATTGGCTCATAAGGATATGATAACCACGGGTGTCTCAAAGCTTCGGTGGCTGAAGGGCGTTTTTTCGGAGAGATTTCAAGCAAATGAGAGACGAAGTCTATGAACCCTTGATCGCCCATGGGTAATCGATGCCTCAACGACGTTTTTTTGGGAATCAAGTACTCTAATATGTTTGTATCCTGAACAAACATTGAGCCAAAGTTAAATAAAAGCAATATTGGATTTtcataatcccaactattcgccgttggccaccaataatcccaacttcaaaaataaccactggcagttCCAACTATTAAACTATATGAAAAGAAAATCTTGGCAAATCTGACCCGTTTGCTTATTAATTATGTCATACCTGGTTACGTTCATAAAGCATATTGTTTTTGGAGAAATATTTGTATGTATCCCGTCCTTTGGCAAGCATGTCTTGGCTAATTGGACTAATAATTCCAATCACACGCGCGAGTAAAGTAGCCGGGGAATCGTTCTGAAAGAGAACCTACAACACGCGAAACCTTATTCAATAAAAATAGACAACATTTAAAGGGAAGATGTGACAAATTAGCCAAACGGGTTGAAAGTCTCTTAAAGTGTAATAATTAAAATGCATATAACCTTTTCATTTAAAATTATATTACTAAAGATGCTTAGAACATCAACTATAAATATCAatatgagtaaaatgccattttcgtccctaaggtttgaccagttttgtgactttcgtcaaaaggtttgtttttcagcatctggatccaaaaggtttgaaatcttgtcattttcatccggctcgttaactccatccatttttctttgttaagtcaGGGGCATTTCTGTCTCTTTTGTTAACTCAAAGGGCGATTCGGTCCTTTTCACCTTATGTTAAAAGACCAAATACCCCTGAAATAAAGTGAAAAGGGCTGAATCTACCTtgaagttaacaaaaaagacggaaatacccatgacttaacggagaaaaatggatggagttaacgagccggatgaaaatggcaagatttcaaacctttttggatccagatgcggaaaaacaaaccttttgaTGAAAGTcgtaaaactggccaaaccttggGGACAAAAACAACATTTTACTCTATCAGTAtttaactatatatattattatttattattgaaAGTATTTATTTTCTTACACACCAACTATTTATTATAAAACCAATATCTCCGAAAAAGGGTTTGGGTCAATCCATCCCATTTCAACCCAAACCCAATAAATTACCCAATTTAACTTATTATCCAACCCGACCCGCCCATTTTGCCACCTATAGCGACTACGCTAGAAACACTCACATATCCGGTACATAGTTCAGCCAAGATGCAACCAAGGGACCAAATATCGATCTTTTTATCATACGGAAGCCCTAAAATAACCTCGGGTGCGCGATATGACCGAGATTGAACATATGAGCAAAGATGATCTGTTTCGAAACAGCTACTTCCAAGATCAATAACCTTCACTTCACATCTACTGTAACTTTTCACCAAAATGTTTTCGGGCTTCAGATCACAATGTATCAACCCAAGCCCGTGCAGAAACTCGAGTGCCTCTAAGCATTGGATAGTTATCGACTGCACCATAAATAAAtaattagagttaaatgccattttagtccctgtggtttgggccattttgccagtttagtccaaaggtttcatttttaacatgtgggtccaaaaaggtttcacagttgccattttagtccacttggttaacttcatccattttttcagttaacgagaaggccaatttggtcattttgtttgtaattctgttaactaaaatggcaattcaaccatataaaatgaccaaattagccttctcgttaacagaaaaaatggatgaagttaacccagtggactaaaatggtggactaaaatggcaactgtgaaacctttttggacccacaggttaaaaatgaaacctttggactaaactggcaaaatggcccaaaccacagggactaaaatggcaatttactcaaataaTTAAATAGACATCAGTACCAGTTTTTTATTAGTTTCTTTCTCATAAGAAATGTGATAAACTAGATATAGGCTTTCACTGAACTCTCACATACTTTGAACTTCATTCATGCGTAATTAAATCCCTAGACTTCTAACGATTAATGAAAAAGATCCTTTTGATAAAATTTAGAGGCTTGATGCAAAAAGGGACCTTTTCATTATATTTCAAAAGGTGCCGTTTATGTAAAATAAAAATATGCAAGGACTTTatcattaagttttaaaaaagtTAAGGGATTTAATCGTGAAAAATAGCCTCTAGGGACTTATGCAGGAGTTCAGCAAAAGGCCATATGGTTTTTTCGACAATTGCCCTTTGATAAACATATTAACTagagagtaaaatgccattttcgtccctgagatttgggcagttttgcaactttcgtccaaacGTTTGTTTTTCctcatctggatccaaaaggtttgaaatcttttcattttcatccggctcgttaactccatccatttttctctgttaagtcagaagcattttcgtcttttttgttagcTTAAAGGGCAATTATGTCGTTTTCAGGGGTATTCAGTCTTTTtgttttacataaagtgaaaaagatcgaattgccctttaagttaacaaaaaagacgaaaatacccctgacttaacgaagaaaaatgaatggagttaacgagccggatgaaaatggcaagatttcaaaccttttggatccaaatgcggaaaaacaaacctttggatgaaagtcgcaaaactggccaaaacTCAGGGATGACTTACTCTTTAATTTTAAAAATAACCGGGAACAATGTTTTGGGTCAACCCAACACCACCCGTTTTTTACTCGTTACCCACCCAAGGACCAGTTTGCCACCTATTGAATAGGCACAACATACCTGCAATCTTGGCATGGTGAAATAAACCTCTCCTCCAGATTCTCGATTAAACTTATGAAATTCATATAAGTTTGCTTTGAGAAGTTCACAAACGATTAACAAATGTTCCTGAAAGTATATAAGCAAGGATGATATTATATACATGTTAAAACACAAAGGCAAAAAACCATACACTGTATGACAGAGACAATCAGTTCTTTCACTAGAATAGCTTTAGAACTGAAAAGGCTCTAAACATGTGTCATTGTCAATTTGTCATATATATCCTTCTAAAAGTTCAAATTTTCATATATTGATATTTATggagtaggatcaaatacaaactatATTTCGCATACAAACTataagaaccatttaaaaagtgtcacGTGACATACAACCAATTATAGAGcaatgataaaataatatcctaaataatatcaataatATTGAATTCACTATAAATATGTTAACAAtcaattaattctttattttgatctttcctttgttttcaatgtgctgatTAAGAAAAGTGCTGACATCATTcaaatatgtgctaaaatcaattatcttgattaattttcatgtgctaatataattcaaaagtgctacttttatgtatgtattgttttggtatgtgctaatttaacttttttaacTGTTAAGATTTGTTTTtacggtttgtaggataaatatggtttgtaccggAACCAACCCCTGATATTTATATCCTTCTAAATTTTATGATTCCATTTTTACCCTtttaaaacaccaaaattatCCTATTTACCCATTAACTAGTATATAAATGAAAGCGCCAAAGTTATTACTTATAAGAATCTAGTTCACCTATGCAGTTATGGCGGTCCAAAAATCAAATAGCAGTCAAGGGCCGATATTCGAGATATAGGTTATGGCGGTGGGATATCGGAAATTTTAATTCATGTAGAatttatacatatacatataaaaaacgtaaaacatatattAATGGTGATATCAAAAGTCAAAACTCAAAAGTGCCAATATTTGAAACATGAGCTAATCGTAAGCCATGAAATCTTCCTCCGAGTCCACATCAACAAAGGCATCCAAAATATATGCAGTTAAAGCGGTCCAAAATCGAATAGCGGTCAAGGTCCGCTATATGATATATAGGTTATAGCGGTGGTATAGCGGTGATATAGCGGTAATTTTTATACCATGCATaatttatgtatttatatatatatataaatatatctttgaaaaatattaatagtaatatcaaaattCATAGCAATATCATTCCATTATCAAAAACCTATTGCAAATCAAATACTAATAGTAACTTTGAAGTATTTAATTTAAGAATTAACATAATCAAACACCGTTACTGCTATAACCGCTATAGGCCACCGCTATAGTACCGCTATAGCACCGCTATAGCGGTATTTAGCGCCGCTAATAGTGGAACCGCTATAGGCCACCGCTATTTGGACCGCTACACACCCTGAGGTCCGCTAACCGCTATAGCATCGCTATAGCACCGCTATTGACTGCTTAGTCCAAAATAACGGTCGATATCAGTCAAATAGCGGTCAGGAGAGCCGATATATAAAGATTGCCTGAAAGTTCAAAATATAGTCGACCAAAAAGGTAACTTGTAAAGGGAATTACTTACTCTGTAATAAAAGTAATCATAAAGTCTGAGAAGATGATATTTGTCACTAGGATCATGTTTGTTGATGAACTTTAGAAGCTTTATCTCATCAAGACTCTGATCGAAaaaatctttattattttttatgattttcacACACACATCCATGCCAGTTTGAAGATCATGCGCTTGAATAGCTTTGCTGAATGCAGCAGATCCAAGATACTCCGTAACATGATAGCGACCAGCTATCACCGAATTTATAGCAACATTGAAATTCTTGTCCTCCTCGAAGCCAGTTCTGAAAAACAAAATAGATTAATAAAATTAGTAAATAATTagattaattattaataaaaccaaTGTTAACCAGTTTAACGTATAATAGTATATAGAACACTATAACAGAAAATTTGATACAATAAAATTAGTAAATAATTAGATTAATAAAACCAAGATATAGATAGAAGATGAATAATTAGCATAGAATTGATAGCAATCACTGGTCAATTACAGATTTGTTCAAGTGAGATCAAAAGACTTACCTCTTTTTTCTATGCACAATTTTAAGATCAAAGGTTTCATATTCCTCTTCTTGAGCCTTTATCTGGTTCATTTGCTCTTGAAAAGCAGCAGCCTCTTCATCCTCCAGTGAACCGCCGACTGTCTGGTCCACCTGGTGGGCCCGCTCAGCATAACCATAATTCGAAAACGTAGAAGGGCTGGAATCTGCTGTACCAACACCATCCACATCTTCATCCTCACTTGCAACAGGATCGTAACCTTTATTAAGACCGGTCAACGGTTGACCCGCTCTAGGAGGTGGAAAAGAAAATCCACCATCCGTCACATTTTTCGTCACCTTACCCGAACCCGTGGCTTTTCTATTTTCGACTTTCGTTTTCGGGTCGATATATTTCTTCTCAGAATCATGTGACGAAATACCATCTAACTCCCTTTCGCTACCGAAATCCGCCACATCACTGTTGATCCCCACACCAATAGATCTAACCGAACCATGTTGATCCTCATCTACACATAGATCATCCAAATTGGGCCCACTTACCCCCTTCCACATGGGTTCTTCATGCATATAATTCAACTCCTCCTTTGCAAACGAAAGATACGAAAGATCATCATCGTCGTTTTTTTCAGGGGTATTTTCTGGTGGATTCGTTTTCCTTTCGTTATCACTAGGGTAGTCAATTTCATGAGCTAGAAACCAAGTTTCATCCTCAATGGGTTGTCTCATATAACCGACATCATCGTCGTCATCATATTCATCAGAGTCCCAGTAATCATTTGGATAATCAACATATTCACTCAAACCGTCACCGATTGTTGCAAAACCAGATACTAGATCAGACGTGTCCTCGGTTATTCCCTGACTTACAGAGAACCAATTGCCTCCTGCAACCCTTTTTCCACCTAAATCATCAAGGAGTAGATAGTAAGAACATTAGCAATGACTATAATCGTGATATTGTtgtatagggtaaggatagtgtaaaaagtgctcaaagtgtgagaagtgtgagaagtgtattatatcactatatataatactatataacaccatataaacaccgtataataatatgtaacaccatataataccatataacactatgtaacactatatatcattatataacaaatataacactatacatctatcatagacatgctatcagacaacctatagtgttatatttgttatataatgatatatagtgctacatagtgttatatggtattatatggtgttacatattgttatacgttgtttatatggtgttatatagtgttataatacacttctcacactttgagcactttttacaggatcctctacct contains the following coding sequences:
- the LOC110889137 gene encoding dual specificity tyrosine-phosphorylation-regulated kinase 2 isoform X1: MSDSSSVNVILDYLKSNSFSKSEAALLNEIDNLPDLNGLMQELKLKQGTSSQTSDGTSKEEFVVKEMEYGAARNGSFNKWNNAAFVKEQNGACEPIGTRTFSSSNGSVDLYPNDVAVKVDDVKECQVFTQSKIHPSDLYPRLPPVKLKSDDKHSSIAWEEKYQRDEPGSKTFNVESTYLIGSFLDVPIGQEISSSGGKRVAGGNWFSVSQGITEDTSDLVSGFATIGDGLSEYVDYPNDYWDSDEYDDDDDVGYMRQPIEDETWFLAHEIDYPSDNERKTNPPENTPEKNDDDDLSYLSFAKEELNYMHEEPMWKGVSGPNLDDLCVDEDQHGSVRSIGVGINSDVADFGSERELDGISSHDSEKKYIDPKTKVENRKATGSGKVTKNVTDGGFSFPPPRAGQPLTGLNKGYDPVASEDEDVDGVGTADSSPSTFSNYGYAERAHQVDQTVGGSLEDEEAAAFQEQMNQIKAQEEEYETFDLKIVHRKKRTGFEEDKNFNVAINSVIAGRYHVTEYLGSAAFSKAIQAHDLQTGMDVCVKIIKNNKDFFDQSLDEIKLLKFINKHDPSDKYHLLRLYDYFYYREHLLIVCELLKANLYEFHKFNRESGGEVYFTMPRLQSITIQCLEALEFLHGLGLIHCDLKPENILVKSYSRCEVKVIDLGSSCFETDHLCSYVQSRSYRAPEVILGLPYDKKIDIWSLGCILAELCTGYVLFQNDSPATLLARVIGIISPISQDMLAKGRDTYKYFSKNNMLYERNQDTNILEYLIPKKTSLRHRLPMGDQGFIDFVSHLLEISPKKRPSATEALRHPWLSYPYEPISS
- the LOC110889137 gene encoding dual specificity tyrosine-phosphorylation-regulated kinase 2 isoform X2, producing the protein MQELKLKQGTSSQTSDGTSKEEFVVKEMEYGAARNGSFNKWNNAAFVKEQNGACEPIGTRTFSSSNGSVDLYPNDVAVKVDDVKECQVFTQSKIHPSDLYPRLPPVKLKSDDKHSSIAWEEKYQRDEPGSKTFNVESTYLIGSFLDVPIGQEISSSGGKRVAGGNWFSVSQGITEDTSDLVSGFATIGDGLSEYVDYPNDYWDSDEYDDDDDVGYMRQPIEDETWFLAHEIDYPSDNERKTNPPENTPEKNDDDDLSYLSFAKEELNYMHEEPMWKGVSGPNLDDLCVDEDQHGSVRSIGVGINSDVADFGSERELDGISSHDSEKKYIDPKTKVENRKATGSGKVTKNVTDGGFSFPPPRAGQPLTGLNKGYDPVASEDEDVDGVGTADSSPSTFSNYGYAERAHQVDQTVGGSLEDEEAAAFQEQMNQIKAQEEEYETFDLKIVHRKKRTGFEEDKNFNVAINSVIAGRYHVTEYLGSAAFSKAIQAHDLQTGMDVCVKIIKNNKDFFDQSLDEIKLLKFINKHDPSDKYHLLRLYDYFYYREHLLIVCELLKANLYEFHKFNRESGGEVYFTMPRLQSITIQCLEALEFLHGLGLIHCDLKPENILVKSYSRCEVKVIDLGSSCFETDHLCSYVQSRSYRAPEVILGLPYDKKIDIWSLGCILAELCTGYVLFQNDSPATLLARVIGIISPISQDMLAKGRDTYKYFSKNNMLYERNQDTNILEYLIPKKTSLRHRLPMGDQGFIDFVSHLLEISPKKRPSATEALRHPWLSYPYEPISS